The following DNA comes from Rosa rugosa chromosome 5, drRosRugo1.1, whole genome shotgun sequence.
TACACAACTTGCATTCATGGTCTTAAGATTGGAAGAATTTGAGAAAGCAGATTACATAGCAAAACAGATATGATACTGATCACATAAACATACACAACTTCACTGTCACGAAAACAAACTGATCCAACCTAAAAAAACTAGAAGGCTTTCTTCAAAAGAGCAACTAGCTAGTCTTCAAAAACCATTGGAGGAATTAACTACATCAAACTTCATATATCACCTTGCAAAATTTTCATTTGAAGTTTGGAATAATATGCCCTCTGCTCCGGATTCATAGTAGATGTATCCATAGACATAATTCTCATCTCAGCCTCAATTTTCCTATTCTCAGCCTCAAGTTTCCTAACTCGCAGTTTCTCCTTGTCAACTTCAATTTTCTCCTTCAtaatttctagttttttttttcatctctttcttttttctcttgctgtaatttttttatttccaCCAATTGATCAGTGGTTTCTTTCAGCTTTCTTTTCTCAGCCTTCTTACCCGGTGGTCTAGCCACTGGAAAGCAagtgttttcttcttcttcaataacTATGTGAGTGCCGGTAGTTGAAGATGAAGAGAAGGTTTAGATCTTTGCTTACTTTTCTTGCTGTCCAGCTCTTGCATTAGTTGTATCCACTTTGGTTAGTGCCTTAACAAAATCCAAGCATGATCAAGTGTGAACCTTCTCTTTTCTTGTGCTTCAAACATCTTCTTCGCATCTGCAATCTGAAGAGAGTAAAAAGCAATTAAAAAAAGCTGAAACATTATACCATCAGACTTCAGTAGCTATATTTAGTGTTTACCTTGTCTTGTTCAGTCTTCCCACTTTCATGTATTTCATTTATAGCTGCAAAACACCCTGAAAATTTGTTCACCACCTTTTGTATTTTTCCCCACCTTTGTGTCAGCATCGGTTGTGAACGATCACTGTCAAAGGACTTGTACTGATGATAGTACTCTGTAATTTTCCCCCAAAAAGTATGCAGCTTTTGATCATTGCCTTGTATTGAATCCATACTAGTATTCAACCAAGCACTGATAAGGAGTCAATCCTCATCTACATTAAACCCGGGACCTCTTGGAGGCCTTTTGGTAGCCATTTGAGAGATCTCATAAACTTCGTCATGATCTGAGTCTTGTGTGAAAAAACTGGGTGTCACGCctctgatttttaacacaattaaaaatcgatatataaccccataattatacatgcgtgaaagttcagccatcaataccaaatacctggaaaactttttccctttatacaatatacatgttgatgccctgaacccactatgtcaatattgacccgcccacagagtcatatattacataagcttacgaattaaattgtcaacaacaagataaaacgtaaaagctcctcagagtttactacaaagcggaagtcataacaatggcaaagcaaATCaaattgcttcctaccagttctgctgccaacaagatacctcagcttcagccacgatttccctgacctgcaagattaacccctacaccgtttgaatagtgctccgggttgtcacacaacaaacccggtaagcttttgcaagcccgtatgagtaactcaaaacaactcacaccaaattacgggataaaagcccgcacaactcacgccaacacgaggaaaacctttcgactcgagaataaggaaaacataccatgcttcccaaaacaatactcttttccaaaaaggaaatcacaaaagtcacaccgtgacaaaatcaaataaatcgttaacctaacaattcaaatatgattaatcgatccaacctggataaaacacataagcacaccaatcagtccaacctggacgAAACACATCAGCACAccctcaatcatacctatcgttaacctaacaaatagaatatgattcacaagtcctcccaggacatttaaaagaaagaatccccgaaactctcttttaaaaacacgtactcatgagcatcagatagctccccgctacccccATGATGTACCAACAACAAATCAGTCTAACCTAGACACACAACACATCAACACAGATTCACCACGAAGCCACTAATATATGAAtacgtatgtatatatatatacatatatatcccataatatatatatgtacacacatagtcattcactcagaaatgccaccaatacatgaatacatatgtatatatatacatcccataatatatatatatatatatgtacacacataatcattcactcagaaatgccaccaatacatgaatacatatgtatatatatatatatatatcccataatatatatatgtacacacataatcattcactcagaaatgccaccaatacatgaatacatatgtatatatatatatatcccataatatatatatgtacacacataatcattcactcagaaatgccactaatactatctatagtcacagttaatcccataactccaagacaatatggtaactaggctcataacacagataaatcattggtcaccatctgcaacctatcaccatctgtgactcttggttttcagaccccgtctggtcttagaaccaaccgttggtcaccatctgtgacccatgcatttcagaccccatctggtctcaagtcaacgttaagtaagtcacacctgacctaaaaacgctacgaccatctagttccggctttccccatccctgctcaccatctgtgacccttggtacaaggaccaatacatttaaaatgagtcacgcttgactccaaaatgtaacatcaaactcaatacttttcaaacaatagaaaacatctttttccacaatattgtttctatAAAAAGtcccattcaacaataatatgaacccatcatgcatattattcatcacacattatccacaagaatatatatatttcacgtaaatatatatatacgtagtcattcgctcaggaatgcctactaataccaactatagtttgcagttaaataattaacgccgaaacaataatggtaattccgttcataatgaaccttgtgagattactcacctcgaaactcccgctgcgtcttcaatacagaacaaagcagtcaatcacaatagccgtccaaagaatacttcgtcaagtacctcacaagctttggatCCTTGCTCAAACTGAGTTGAACTGGTTTCCACGTatatcgatccaaacaaccaccaaggatcgatcaaggaggctgctctgagctccccaAGCTTGGCCCGAAGCCttgccgtcgccggagctgcgttttccggtcgggtcgaaacACCCcaaactgcaccgccttgctgcgccTGCGCCGTACACGGTGGTTATCGCCGCTAGAgaacaccacagggaggagcgcacggaggaggcgaactgaTCTGGGTTCGTCTGGTGGtctgccgtcgccggagctcaccggaaaatccgggtcggatAGGCCGGATCctggtcgggtcagtcgaaaaaCTCAGACAGTGAAGGTGAggtagagagagaagagagagagagaaaatgaaagttTCCGGAAGAGGAAActaaatgaaaatagtaagtttctctttcgggaaacttctatttataccaaaacggaaacttcttccgctggtcataactttctcatacgaactccgatttccgcgttccgcatgtccacgaactcgtatcgacgcgctctacaactttcgtgaaggaagttttcggataatctcaacgtatcaaaattcaacctttgcaacccccctaaagtcatccttttcaaataaaaattcgtccgaaacacttccgctccgtccacgagccacgaaaccttccaacaaccactaattaaattccggaaaatcctcggaaaataaatacgaatttccggggtatcaCACTGGGTACCTGTGAAGCTTGAGAATCCATATGGGAAGTCAACATAAATAACCACAAGTGCAATGCTGAAGTTCAGTTGGGGAACAGATGAAAACCACTTAATGAAGGTTATATAGAGTAATAGGCAGCAGTGAATGAAGTTGAGTTATTGTAAATTGCAAAAAGTTGGAGTCTGAAGGTCTTAACAGAGTTGAGTGTTTTAGGGAAGTTAATGCACACAAAAGCAAATCAAGAGAAAGATATGATCAATAATGCACATGAAACAATATAAACGTTATTTTAAGAGTTTCCTTGAGTCAATGTCAGAGTTATTGTCTAAATACAATTAACATTACTGAGAAATTAAATAAACTGCAGTTTATGTGAGTCTAAACCACAGAGTTATTGTCAAGTACAATTAGCATGTATCCATAGAAGTAAATGATACTTTATATCATAACCAGTTCAGATAAATGCAACCAGCATCACTACAACATGTATAACCCATTGTTCAACTACAAGACTCAAGGGTCATGTTCATACAAACTAAAAAATCATATAGCAACCAGCAGCATCTACTAATGACATCAAACTTGTACTGAAAGTAAATAGCCACAGAGAAAGCAACACAATCTGCAGTTTCAGAACACAACCTGTAGTTTCAGAACACACATGTATTCTTTTATTACCATTCAGTTAATAAACTGCATTTCATCAACTTTCTGTTCCATTTTGCATACAGCTTAAGCAATATAAACCTATTTAATGCACAACAACTATTGAATCTATTTTGCACACAGAGAAAGTAAAAGAAACATGCACATTGATCACATCGGACTGTCGTTTCCATTTTGCTCACAGAGAAAGCAATAGAAACTGATTTAATGCACAACCAAACAGCTTTATGAACAGAGAAAGCTGAAACCTATTTAATGCACAACAACTAATTTCTCACAACCAAACAGCTGGAAATAAAAGCAAGTTGAGTAATTTCTCACCTAATCGGACTGTTAACAACTAAACAGCTGCTCACACCAGTTGTCTTCAAACCAGCTGCATTGATAAAGGGGCCAATATGCTAACGTTCCTGGCACTTTGCCTAAAATCTTAAATTAAGAGTTGATTATAAGGGGTAGTCAAACAAATAATATATAATGAGATCATTATGCTAATGATGCCTAACGTTCTTTCTGATTTTGAAATACAATTGGCAAAAGAGAGTGAACAGGAGAGCTATCTTACTAGCTTTACACGGTCTGATGCTTCATGAGAACTATCCAAGTCATCTTCCTGCACTCTTTTCTTATCAGGAAAGCTGCCAATGCAACAAAAAGGATTAATAGATGTGGATAGAAGAATACCACATTTGATTTCTCTGATTCCATGTCTAGACCACTCCTTACAcgatttcttctccatttacaAGCCTATGATCAAGGTATTATcctagaagaagaaaatgaagaagagtTTTCATACTCAATACCCTCTATTACCCATGACtactgttagccaaatagccaccctcaagtataaggggtacaagtaatagtatagggatttaagaaaggttgtcgaacccacgaggatttgattcctttcactagctagggtgtgaacctaaggagagctagaatatgcaaatgtacaatcacaaacctaaattcacaagaaaatctaggctcatggtgagtatgtgcaagatggagtagtgatttgattttggttttttttttaaga
Coding sequences within:
- the LOC133712828 gene encoding glutathione S-transferase T3-like, encoding MDSIQGNDQKLHTFWGKITEYYHQYKSFDSDRSQPMLTQRWGKIQKVVNKFSGCFAAINEIHESGKTEQDKIADAKKMFEAQEKRRFTLDHAWILLRH